Genomic DNA from Amycolatopsis alba DSM 44262:
CCCGGCCAGCATCAAACTCGACGACCTCGACGTGATCTGCGCCGTCCTCGGCTGTCCGATCAGCGACGTGCTCATCCCCGAGCCGGAGAAGGTTCCCCAACCCGGCGCCCAGGAGACGACGGCCACTGCGACCGGCAGCGACGGGGCCGTCGTGACACCGAAGCGCCGCGACGGCCGCTCGCTGCCACCGGAATGACGACGAGGAGCTGCATCCGCGGTGCGGTGCGCACTTGCGCGAGCTGCTTGGCTTGGGGCCGCACCATGACACGTGAGCTCTGCTTGGCCTGCTACCTGTTCGGCCGGAAACACACCGTCGGCGAGTGCGCTGGATGCGGCCGCCGGGAGCCATTGCGCACGCAGTACTGCCGGTTGTGCTGGTGCCAGGCACGGCTGCTGGCCCGCGAGAGCGATGAGCCAGTCGGGCTGGCGAAACCCAGCAGTCACCTGCGGCGCGTCCAGCACCATCAGCTGTTCTTCGCCAACATGCTCTCCACACGCGGCGCGTCGACGACACCGCCACGAACGCGCGGACGGCGCGGCCGGCCGCGCAAATAGCCACCGCGTCCAGCGGCCCGTCCGGCGGCCGGGTGGGTTCAGCCCTTCCTGTTCGACAACCTTCGACGGGACTACACCCGATTCAACGAACAGACCGATGTGAACCGCAACAACCCTTGGCTGGCTTGGGGTTTGCACCTCGCCTACCAGCTCGGCGAGAGTCGCGGCTGGGGCGCGACGGTTCGCGCGGATGCCGATCGGGTCCTCACCATCCTGCTGTCCCGCCACCGCGACGGCGACGTGGTTCGCCACTCCGACATGCATGACCGCCGCCATGCGCACGCGCAAGCTCACCACGGAACGCGCCGCCGACGTGCTGGCCGAGATGGGTGTCCTCGTCGACGATCGACGGTGCTCCTTCGAGGACTGGTTGCAGGGCAAGCTCGCCGGGCTCGCGCCCGGCATCGCTCGCGAAGTCGAGTCCTGGCTGCGGACACTGCACAAAGGCGGCCCCCGCAGCCGCGCCCGCGACATCAACACCGTTCGTCACTACGGCGGCTGTCTGCGCCCGGCCCTGCTGGAGTGGTCGGGTCGCTACGACCACCTCCGCGAGGTCACCCGAGACGATGTCCTCGCTGCCCTCGACACAGCCCAAGGCTCGTCCCGCCAACACCTCCTGATCGCGTTGCGGTCGCTGTTCGGCCTGCTGAAGAAGAACGGGGTGGTCTTCCGCAATCCGACCGCACACATCCGGGTCGGCCAGCGACTCTCCAGGCTCATCCAGCCGCTCGGTGACGACCAGATTGAGCGGACGGTCACCGTCGCCACCCGGCCCGCCGACCGGCTGATCATCGCCCTGGCAGCCATCCAGGCCGCCCGCGCCGGCGCGATCCGCGCCATGCAGCTGGACGACGTCGACATCGGCGACCGCCGACTCACCATCGCAGGCCGCACCCGGCCGCTCGATGACCTCACCCGCCAAGCTCTCTTGACCTGGCTGAACTACCGCCGCGCACGATGGCCCAACACCGCCAACCCGCACCTGCTGATCAACCAACGAACCGCCTCGGAGACAGGCCCGGTCAGCGGACATTGGATCCACCTCGGATTCCGCGGACAGGCAGCCACCATCGAGCGGATGCGCGTCGACCGGCAACTCGAGGAAGCCCTCACCCACGGGCCGGACCCTCTGCACCTGGCCGTCGTCTTCGGCCTCGACCCGAAAACCGCCATCCGCTACGCCGACTCGGCCCGGCAACTGTTGGAAACCGTGATCGAGTGCGACACTCCGGGTTGAGCCGAACTCACGGGTCGAGCCCTGGTCCTGGGCGGAACGGACCCTTGGGTTCCCGCCGAGGAACCCTCACTTGCGCTGAACCCACGGCGGCCTCGGGGGCGCCGTAGTATCCGCCGAAATCGGGCGGACATGAGTGGGTAGGCTTCTGAGCTGGAGATCTGTGGGGGCAGGCCCTGGAGTCCGTGGTTGGCGACGCTGGTGTTCGCGACGAGGAGCTGGAGCGTCCGCAGGGCTTTCCGGAGATCGACCGGGACGAGCTGTTCAGGTTCTTCACCCTTACTTCGGCGGATGTCGCGTTCGTCGATCCAGGCCGGGGTCGTGGTCAGGCTGATCGACTCGGTTTGTCTGTCGCGCTGTGTTCGTTGCCGTGGCTGGGGTTCGTGCCGGACAAGGTGTCGTCGGTGCCGCCGGTGGTGGTGGCGCGGCTGGCTGATCAGCTCGGTGTCGATCCGAACGTCCTGCGGCCCTATGGTCGGCGGACGAAGACCCGGACTGAGCATTTACGGCTCGTCACGAAATATCTGGGTGGCGGCTGCCGACGACGTTGGAACTGAAGGAGCTGGACGAGTTCCTGCTGGCGCGGGCGTTGGAGCACGACTCGCCGACGTCGCTGTTCCGGTTGGCGTGTGAGTACCCCGATCTCGGCGCGGGTGATCCGGCCGGGCCCGGTGACGGTGGTCGAGCGGGTCGCGCGCCCGCGCCGAAGCGCCGCGGGAACGTATGACCGGCTGGCGCCCGAGTTCACCGACGCGCGGTGCGCCGCGCCGGATGGGCTGCCGGCGGTGGATCCGGAGATCGAGACGTCGCGGTTACGGTGGCTAGCGACCGGCCCGGTGGAGGCCTCGCCGACGGCGGTAAAGGCGGAGGTCCACGAAGCTGACGTTCCTACGTTCGCTGGGCGCGGACACCCTGGATTTGATTGGGAAGGCACCGGTTCAACATGCTACTGCTTTCAACAAGCACAGACCTCGTCAGTACTTCCACCGAATGCTGATCAATGGCTTAACTAGATCAAGGCTCATCAGCGGACAGCATCCGCAGCTTGATGACTGCCCCCGTACTCCTCTTGCTCTGATAACGGGTCAGGAACGTCCGTATTTCTCATCTGTGCTCGCAGACCGACTCAAAGGCAGGATCATGACGATCGATCACGGCCCCACGGTGCGCGCCGACCTCGAGAAGGCCGCCTTCGAGTACTACGACGACAAACGCGACGATCCCCTCAACCTCGATCTCGGCAGCACCGACGGCTACCACCACCACTTCGCCGTGGGCGATGTCGATCGCACCGTCCTCACACTGGACGGCGACGCCCGTGAGGAGGCCATCAACCTCGAACTGCACCGCATGGAGACCCGGCAGGTCAACGTCCTCGCTGAGGCACTTGGTGAGGTGCCAGCCACGGCTCGCCTCCTCAACGAAGGCTCCGGCCGCGGCGGCACCGCTCATCGGATCCCGGCACGCACAACCAGCACTTCCACCGTGGGCTCAGCGTGGCTGAGGTCGCCTCACGCCCGCATTGTCGCTCGGTAGTGGAAGGCATGAGGACGATGAGCATCGCACT
This window encodes:
- a CDS encoding helix-turn-helix domain-containing protein: MKWNLRLAAANRGIWKASELQRMLAERGLVISAGKMSGLWSGNPASIKLDDLDVICAVLGCPISDVLIPEPEKVPQPGAQETTATATGSDGAVVTPKRRDGRSLPPE
- a CDS encoding DUF4158 domain-containing protein, whose translation is MVGDAGVRDEELERPQGFPEIDRDELFRFFTLTSADVAFVDPGRGRGQADRLGLSVALCSLPWLGFVPDKVSSVPPVVVARLADQLGVDPNVLRPYGRRTKTRTEHLRLVTKYLGGGCRRRWN